Proteins encoded together in one Mycoplasma miroungirhinis window:
- the trmD gene encoding tRNA (guanosine(37)-N1)-methyltransferase TrmD → MKFNILTLFPEYFENFKTLSIMKKAIELGHISINVINWREFSTEKHKKVDDKVYGGGQGMLLQVEPIELALQTVGGKKILLSPQGKTFTQKMAREFAKLDEITLIAGHYEGFDERILNFVDEEISVGDYVLTGGEIPAMLITDAIARLTPGVIRENSHLEESFEGDGLLDFPQYTRPSEYKGFKVPEVLLNGNHAKIKEWRDKAKYQKTLKNRPDLIERIKNEK, encoded by the coding sequence ATGAAATTCAATATTTTGACTTTATTTCCAGAATACTTTGAAAATTTTAAAACACTTTCAATTATGAAAAAAGCAATTGAATTAGGACATATAAGTATAAATGTAATAAATTGACGAGAATTTTCAACTGAAAAACATAAAAAAGTTGATGATAAAGTTTATGGTGGAGGACAAGGAATGCTTTTACAAGTTGAACCAATAGAATTAGCATTGCAAACGGTTGGAGGTAAAAAAATTCTATTAAGTCCCCAAGGTAAAACTTTTACTCAAAAAATGGCTCGTGAATTTGCAAAACTTGATGAAATTACATTAATTGCAGGTCATTACGAAGGTTTTGATGAAAGAATTTTAAATTTTGTTGATGAAGAAATTAGTGTTGGTGATTATGTTTTAACTGGAGGAGAAATTCCTGCTATGTTAATAACTGATGCAATTGCAAGATTAACACCTGGTGTAATTAGAGAAAATTCCCACTTAGAAGAAAGTTTTGAAGGTGATGGATTATTAGATTTTCCGCAATATACAAGACCAAGTGAATATAAAGGTTTCAAAGTTCCTGAAGTATTATTAAATGGAAATCATGCAAAAATAAAAGAGTGAAGAGATAAAGCAAAATATCAAAAAACTTTAAAAAATAGACCAGATCTTATTGAAAGGATTAAAAATGAGAAATAA
- the rpsP gene encoding 30S ribosomal protein S16 — translation MVKLRLKRNGKKFNAIYKIIVADSRSPRDGRFIEEVGFYNPHSKEIKLNEELITKWLNQGAQVSDTVRTLLKTNNFYQNYTKNRSK, via the coding sequence ATGGTTAAATTAAGATTAAAAAGAAATGGTAAAAAATTTAATGCCATTTATAAAATAATTGTAGCAGACTCACGTTCACCACGTGATGGACGTTTTATTGAAGAAGTAGGATTCTACAATCCACATAGTAAAGAAATTAAATTAAATGAAGAATTAATAACAAAATGACTAAATCAAGGTGCACAAGTTAGTGATACAGTTAGAACACTTTTGAAAACTAATAATTTCTATCAAAATTACACAAAAAATCGTAGTAAATAA
- the topA gene encoding type I DNA topoisomerase: protein MYKLIIVESPNKQATIQKYLGSEYKVLASVGHILKLSTKGREQFGIDFDTWEPKYEVEKGKKSVIDNLKKEAQKSSEVLIATDPDREGESIAQNLVDCLGIENKYHRITYNEITKQAILDAIDNPQQINKNLVEAQKARRMLDRIIGFKLSKLMKQTTKNQPTNPSAGRVQSIALKLVCDREKEIENFKPIQYETISAEIENNVTAQLYLKPSVFKNNNTWLTSEIASQAINSQSNFLTVTEYKISTKKDSVVTPFKQSALYREAKYSSKIVQDAAQKLFERGLISYPRTDSTRMNDKFVSSSKKFIEKKYGKDYVAKQVKGFSGSQDAHEAIRPTDLELTPEKAKIEHQLDNYLFYIYELIYNKTLMSLMSVPVREIYSYNLLDNESNYKMSFSKILFKGYSVIKENDEEQKNIPKYEVGSKIPVKKYIHETKQTQPPARYSEGQLIEKLDNIKVGRPSTFATTIKVIKQRLFVESNKNILTPTEFGKVIIEKLVTNFKTIINEDYTSKVEEQLDEIAEGKGKEGKEKLMESFWESFSKTFDEVSKKIEISTLSIQYNGETCPLCGNKLLFRHNKSNRQRFIGCENFPKCKFTKSDETAPKKRTFYKKKSE, encoded by the coding sequence ATGTATAAATTAATAATAGTCGAATCACCAAATAAACAAGCTACAATTCAAAAGTACTTAGGTTCAGAATACAAGGTCTTAGCATCTGTAGGTCATATATTGAAATTGTCAACCAAGGGAAGAGAACAATTTGGAATTGATTTTGATACATGAGAACCTAAATATGAAGTTGAAAAAGGTAAAAAAAGCGTTATCGATAATTTAAAAAAAGAAGCCCAAAAATCTTCTGAAGTTTTAATTGCAACTGATCCCGACCGTGAAGGTGAATCAATTGCTCAAAATTTAGTAGATTGTTTAGGTATAGAAAATAAATATCACCGAATTACTTATAATGAAATAACCAAACAAGCAATTTTAGATGCAATAGATAATCCTCAACAAATAAATAAAAATTTAGTTGAAGCACAAAAAGCAAGACGAATGTTGGATCGAATTATTGGTTTTAAATTATCTAAATTGATGAAACAAACTACCAAAAATCAACCCACAAATCCAAGTGCTGGACGTGTTCAATCAATTGCTTTAAAATTAGTTTGTGATCGTGAAAAAGAAATTGAAAATTTTAAACCTATACAATATGAAACAATAAGTGCAGAAATTGAAAATAATGTTACAGCACAACTTTATTTAAAACCTAGTGTTTTTAAAAATAATAACACATGATTAACATCAGAAATTGCATCTCAAGCAATTAATTCTCAAAGTAATTTCTTAACTGTTACAGAATATAAAATATCAACTAAAAAAGATTCAGTAGTAACTCCATTTAAACAATCAGCACTTTATCGTGAAGCAAAATATTCTTCAAAAATAGTTCAAGATGCGGCACAAAAACTTTTTGAACGTGGTCTTATTTCTTATCCAAGAACAGATTCAACAAGAATGAATGATAAATTTGTATCATCATCAAAAAAATTTATCGAAAAAAAATATGGTAAAGACTATGTTGCAAAACAAGTAAAAGGATTTTCAGGTTCACAAGATGCCCATGAAGCCATTAGACCAACTGATTTAGAATTAACACCAGAAAAAGCTAAAATAGAACATCAATTGGATAATTATTTATTTTACATATATGAATTAATTTACAACAAAACATTAATGTCACTAATGAGTGTACCTGTTAGAGAAATTTATTCATATAATCTTTTAGATAATGAATCAAATTATAAAATGTCTTTTTCAAAAATTCTTTTTAAAGGTTATAGTGTAATTAAAGAAAATGATGAAGAACAAAAAAATATTCCAAAATACGAAGTTGGTTCAAAAATACCAGTAAAAAAATATATACATGAAACAAAACAAACACAACCACCAGCAAGATACAGTGAAGGACAACTTATAGAAAAACTAGATAATATTAAAGTTGGACGCCCTTCTACTTTTGCAACAACAATTAAAGTCATTAAACAACGTTTATTTGTAGAAAGTAATAAAAATATTTTAACACCAACTGAATTTGGTAAAGTTATTATTGAAAAATTAGTTACAAACTTTAAAACAATTATAAATGAAGATTATACAAGTAAAGTTGAAGAACAACTAGATGAAATTGCAGAAGGAAAAGGTAAAGAAGGAAAAGAAAAACTAATGGAAAGTTTTTGAGAAAGTTTTTCAAAAACATTTGATGAAGTATCTAAAAAAATTGAAATTAGCACTTTAAGTATTCAATATAATGGTGAAACATGTCCATTATGTGGCAATAAATTATTATTTAGACATAATAAATCAAATCGTCAAAGATTTATAGGATGTGAAAATTTTCCAAAATGTAAATTCACTAAATCAGACGAAACAGCACCTAAAAAGAGAACATTTTATAAAAAGAAATCAGAATAA
- the rplS gene encoding 50S ribosomal protein L19 has protein sequence MRNKLIELAEQKQIRNDLPELKVGYNVRVHVRIKEGDKERIQVFEGLIIALSGEGTAKNFTVRKNSYGIGVERVFKYNSPLISHVEITRKNKVRRAKLFYMRNLKGKAARLKEIKNTK, from the coding sequence ATGAGAAATAAATTAATTGAATTAGCAGAACAAAAACAAATTAGAAATGACTTACCTGAATTAAAAGTTGGATACAACGTTAGAGTTCATGTAAGAATTAAAGAAGGGGATAAAGAACGTATTCAAGTATTTGAAGGTTTAATTATCGCTTTAAGTGGAGAAGGAACTGCTAAAAACTTCACAGTTCGTAAAAATAGTTATGGAATTGGTGTTGAACGTGTATTTAAATATAATTCTCCTTTAATTTCACACGTTGAAATCACTCGTAAAAATAAAGTTCGTAGAGCTAAATTATTTTACATGAGAAATCTTAAAGGTAAAGCTGCAAGACTTAAAGAAATTAAAAACACAAAATAA